In Ursus arctos isolate Adak ecotype North America unplaced genomic scaffold, UrsArc2.0 scaffold_2, whole genome shotgun sequence, the genomic stretch ccagcgAACACATACAGACGGCCAGCATGTACGTGAAAGGCGCTCTGCGTCCCTCGCCACCAGGGAGATGCACATCAGAGCCACAGAGGGAGACCCCCTCACGCCTGTTAGGATGGCATCATCACGAAGACGAGATAAGAGCtggaggatgtggacaaagggaaccctcgtgcaccgCTGGTGAGAATGCAGACTGGTGTGGCCACTCACACGAtacagaagttcctcaaaagttaaagaaatagaATCACCCCATGATCTAGTCATCACACTCGTGGGTATTTAGCCAAAGGGGACAAAACCAGTAACTGAAAAGATGTCTGCACCCCCGCGTTCACTGCGGCATTGTTCACCATGGCCAAGACACGGAAGCAGCTGCGTGTCCCTTGACGGACGAGTGGACACTGAagatgggggggggtggtgtcACAACACATTCCATGGAgtatcagccataaaaagaaaaatctggccatttgcgacaacacagatggacctggaggcactgtgctgagtgaaataagacagagacaaatactgtatgatctcacttatatgggggatttaaaaaaaaccaaccaggGTCATGGAAacaacagattggtggttgccggggcgggggtgggggtggcgggagaaatgggtgaagggaatcgagagaaaaataaataaataaataaatactgtgcATTACTGAGCAACGACCAAAAACAAAGCAGGTGTTTTTTTCTGGATGCACAATCCTAAAAGCAGGATGGAGTTACCAAATGACCATTCCAGCCCAAGCTACTCCCTCTATAACCATAACACTGCAAGGAAACTTCGGTTGAAACAGAAACCATATTTTAAGGAATGTGCGTGTTTATGGTTTTCCTTTTAGCAAACAACTTCTGTGGGCCTGTTTTCCGCAcgtacacgcgcacacacacagctAACACACCGCGTGTACTGCACGCCACAGGACAGTGGGCCGGGGCAGGGCCCCATAATCACACTCTTCTTCCTCACAAAAGTGCCCTCATCCCACACTTCAGGTCACCAGATGAATTTGCTGCAAACCTGAAAAACAAATCTTCCTGCTTTTAGAGTTTTGTGGGTTTCAGAGTTGGAATTAGGGGCTGCAGGCCTGGGATGTATCGTAAGGCCGGGGTGCCTGTGAGCGGAtggtgtggggggcaggaggcTTCTGTCCCACAGTTTTAAGGCAGATGTTTATAGTCCATGGTGTGGAAGGATCCAGGTGCCTGCTGCTTCCGGCTACGCAGGAGGGTCTTGGGCTCCCTGCGGCAGCGGCCGTGGAAGacctgacaggtgcgaggtggcGGTGGTGCCCCACGCTCCGCCCCGGACGCCAGACGAGGCTCGGTCGTGCAGGCCCGTCTCTGCCCTGGGCAGTCCCTTCCATCTTCAGCGCTAACCGCCTCTTCCTTTCTTCGGTTTATCTGTATTACTTGGTGTGGTGCACACGTTGAGGAGTTGACCTATGTGGGAAAAGGTCAGCTGATGTCACCTGTGAGGGCCGCGGGGGTACCGGGTGCATTCGGTGGGCAAGGAGAGAGCTGCCAGCTGCTTTACTCTCGATAAAGCCCAGCCGTGTGTGTGTGCTGCCTGTCCTCTCATGCCTCCTCCACGCAACCTCACGCGACCCTGCAGCCAccaacccacccccacccatccgATGCAGGCACTCTTTTGTGTTGCTTCCTTCATTTTCATACTGTTGTGACTTTTCTATCAGATCTctctttttataaacaaaaacaaagtgagagagggaatcaAGGATTTTAACGAGACGAAGTATAAATACTGGCTTCTGACTGTCGTCACTTTGTTCCGGGGACCCAGTATGAAGAAGGCTGAGGGCGTGGACCTGGGGGATCGAGCAGAGTACACGTCTCCGGCAGAAGCAGTTGGGCTGACGCAGCTTTTCTTCACACCAGGCCCCTGCTGCTTTGATCAACGTGGCCTTGGCGTAAGAGTGGCCTTTCTGGAACAACGGAAAACTTGGCGAGAACACCCCTTGTGCTGTCCTTTGTTCTTGCCTCAGTGACCTCCTGGGGAAGACAGTGACTAAGTGCCGTGCATCCAGTTGAAGTGTCAGTCGCCTGTCTCCCGGGTGGGGGAGTGGACCGTGCCTCTGGGGTGTGCACCCTCGGCCACCTGTCAGGTGACGCCGTGGTGAGCATTGATGGCGGCCCCGGGACCGGCCCTCTATGCCATCACCTGCTGGACCCCCACTTGGTCTGGGGAGCAGCTCTGGTGCCCACAGTGCATTTTCTTGATCAGCCTCCGGAGTTTGCTGGGGAAGTTCCTATTGATGTAGCGGTAAAGAAGCGGCATCACGGAGCTGCTGGCGAAGGCCAGGAATCTCGACAGGTCCTTAGCGAAGAGCAGAATCCCCAGGTGGTGCCCGTCCACGGGCTTCCCCCGCAGGGCGAGCAACGTGTGCCCCAGGAGGGTCAGGTAGTGAGGTGTCCAGAGCCCAAACTGCGTGCACACGGTGGCCACCAGGAGCCTGTGCACCGAGGGGTCCAGCCTCCCCGCGTCCTGGTCCAGGGGCGTGTCTTCCTTCCGGATCCTCGAGATGAGTGCGAGTGCATAGAGCACGGCCAGGGTGGGGACCAGATACCCGATGAACACCATGATGGCGTCAGCAGCCTCCGTGTCCTGCATCTTGGAACACTCGACGATCCTGGCCGCCACGTGGCTGCAGATGtagaagagcagggaggagaagctGGTGAGCAGGGCCCCGCCCCAGACGAAGCCGCACACGTGCCTGGTGTTGTAGACGCTGGACATGTAGGTGCGCGGCAGAGCCCGCTCGATGTAGTAGTCGAGGCTGAGCAGCGCCGTGGAGTACATGGTCACCAGGGAGGAGACGTTGAACAGCACCAGCAGCGTGATGTGGGCCTCGCTGCTGAAGCCCCACAGGGCCCACCCGGAGGCGGTGGGGCCCAGCAGGTGCACGGGCGCCAGGGCGCTGAGCACCAGGCCTGCCACGGCCATGTTCACGAAGTACACGTCGGGCATGGTCATGCTGCTCTGGTCGTACAGGTTGACCAGGACAAGCAGGGCGTTGTAACCCAGGCCGACGGGGACGCCAACGACCAGGTAGAGCAGCGAGAAGACGGACAGGACCAGGTGGAAGTGCTGGCAGAGGAGCTGGTCCTCCGCGCTGCCCGTGCCGTTGAGCGGGCTGCAGCTCCacatggcggcggcggcgggctgtGTGGGAGAAAGCAGCGGAAGGTTAGAGCCCTGGGCCTGCGAACCCCTCACAGGTGCAGAGGTGGCGCAGGAAGATAGCCTCGCTCCTTACACTGGCACAGGAACAGCCAGCGACCAAAATTCTGTCCCCAGCATGTGTTTTCTGTGAGAGCCAAGGTGCCGTCCCATGGCTGTCCTACGTCCCGAGCTGAGCCAGCAAGGTCACGATGCTGCAGTCATCTTACCGGCTATGGTGGGTCTCCCTAAGCCTGTTTCTGAGAGAAATCTGAGCAGTGGATGCTTTCCTGGGGAAGATGCTGGGGGGCAAGTCGCTCCCAGCGTGCTCTGTGGCTCCTCCTGGGTCCCGGCTTCTCTCTGCCAGGAGGGGACACGCTGCaagacctcccccacccccactgtgccctgaccccctccccctggGCTGCGTGGCTTTGAACCCACATAACCCCCTCCCGTTCAGCCTCTTTACTGAAAAAGGGTTAGAAAGACAGGTGCCTGTGGGGCCACTGGCCCATCAGCCAGGGCGGCAGACCCTGCACCTCACTTGGGGCTGTCATGCATACGACAGGGGCCTTCCTGTGACAGGGTGACCCTCCACAGCTACCTGGGTGAGAACAGCagcctctctgctgagcaggcaAGCTGCAGCCTTGCCTGGACCCTTCTCGGCATGCATGGAAACTGTGTACCTGCCTTCCACACCTGTGTCTGCGATCTGGTGGCCAGAGACCCGCCCTGTCTCTCATGCCACCCGGGCTGCAGCGGCAGGCTGCACCTCCTCCAGCCCCGTGAGCGGGCACGGGTGCACACGTGGGAGCAGATGTGTGGGCAGCTGGCGTGTGCAACTGAGGTATGCCGTGAACAGAGCTGGGATAGCATGGGGCGCTAAGCCAGGCGGTGGGAGGCTGGAAGTGGGGGTGGCTGCCACGGGCCGAGACGCTCGTGCCTTCACTTCCACAGGGCCGTCACGGGGTCCCAGTGAGGCCATGTCTGCGAGAACTGTCGTGGAGCCTGGGGTTCCCTGAGGGGACGTGCTCCCAGCGGAGAGAGATGGACAGGGGTGGGCCATCGTGTGGGAGGCCTGGGTACACAGCTGGCCGTGAGGACCCACAATGTGAGGAAAGAACACTCTTCACAAATGTCAGTTCTTTGGAGAAAAACCTGACTTTCAAAATGTAGTTTGGTCCAACCTGATCTCCTGCTCTCAGAATAAGAAATCCTCTTGGGCAGACACATACAaagcaaatgtttgtttccccagCTTAGGGACGGGGATCAGCCAGTTCTCCTGCCCATGACGGGGCTTGGGGGCCAGGCCCTGCCCACATGTGCTGCTGCGCTGCAGGCCGGAGCCTGGCGTGGGGACGAGGGGTGAGTCGGAGACCACGGACCTTTACCCACTGGTCTGCCTCGCCCTGCCCCACCCGGGCCAGCAGGGCGACAAGGGCTTGACAGTGAAGGAAACGCAGGGAGGCCGGGGGTCCCCACAACAGAAGTGTGCCTGCATCGGAGTCCCTCAGCATCGGACTGCGTCAGGAACATCGAGGCAGTGGGGGTGTTTTGCAATCCTCACGAATGCCGCCCAGCAGCCTGAGATGATGTGTCACACGGGAGCGATGCTCAGGGTCAGGCTGGGCGCCGGGCGGGCCGGGCTCTGCCCACACGTGCTGGTCACCGCACTTTCAGAAGCGTTTACCGTCACCCACAGCATGGGCGAGGTCCTCAAATCCAGACAGtgctccccagcctctggccctggTGGGCGCTCTGCACCCCGGGGGCTGGATTCCGGGGGCGAAGGTGAGAGCCCCAGGCAGGTGGGCTCCCAGAACACCCGTGGGTCCTACAGCCGTGGCACTGGGTcctgcagggagctggggagggctcCCTTTTATTGTCATCTGTTACATGGTTtctgctctccttctccttcctgaaCGCCTCCAGATCTGGCTGTGCACATTTAACCGTGGCCTCCCTCTGACCTGAGCCTCCTCCATGCTGACCCGTGGCTCCGACAGTCAccagtggcgggggggggggggggacagtgaGCAGAGGAGGCTGCGGGGAGCTTGTCCACCAGACTTCGCTGGCCTCGAGTCCCCAGGAAACTTTACATTCTTGTGGCCACTGTGGACATCTTCCATCCCAGAGCGTCCGTCCTTGCTGTGACCAGCCGTGTCCACGTCCTGCCCAAGGAGTCATAGGGTCTGCCTGAGATGTCCCACCCACTCTCGTGTCCAAGCCTCTTTTCTCATGAGAGGACAGAGACGTGCCCCAGAAAAGGAAGGGCTCGGTGCCATCATTAGGACAGGCACTGGCTCCAGTGGGGCACACGCCAGCAGCAGCGGCCGGCACCCAAGGAGCCGCACTCCTGGTCGGACAGAGCCCGTCCTCCTCAGGCCTGCCCTGTcgcctccctcccacctcaggTTTGCGCGGGGCCCGCAGCACTCCCTCCCGCTATCCAGCGCTTGGCCCCAGCATCGCGGCCCCAGAGCGGCCTCAGGCTGCTTACCTTTATCCCGAGCCCCACATGTCTCTGTGCCTGGACCAGAGACCCCGTCCACGAGTGACACGGCAGCACAGACGCCAGAGAGGATCCTGTGTTTCTCTGCaaaccaccccacccccgccccgggtgCTTATCAGCAGCAGCCGCGCCAGCTTCCTGTGCGGTGCGTGTGCGCACTCAGTGCCCGGCGTGGAAGCACAGTACTTGTTTTCCTCCAGTAAATCGCTCAGTTTCTGCCTCCCTTGGCAGGCACAGCGGCCCCTCCCTATCTCTGTTTACAGCCAGTTCCACAGAATGAGGGTTGTGCCTGGAAGGGCCGGCACCGGCACCGGCACCGTCGGTTCGGGCTCCTGCTCCGTCGCGCCGGTTCGgggagccccaggttccttcccCCCTGCACCCTGGTCTGTGCTGAGCGATGGGGCAGGTGCAACAAGGCTTGCCCAGGGCCCACGTGTCCGTTCCTGACACTCGGGGTGCGGGGCACGTGCAGTGATGAGTTCCTTTTTACCCTTGAGCGAGGAAACGGAGAGGTAACTTAGGACGGAACCATAGGCCACACCGAGTCTCCGCGGAGAAGGGCTGTGGCCGCCAGCCCTGGAGCACAGGCACTGTGGGGCTCTTTGAACGGACAGCAGTGACTGAGGACGGGCTCAGGACTGGCAGGAAGGCGAGTGTCTTCCCCATGTCACTGTGGTGCACAGAGCTGGCCTGAGCGCGCCATAGCAGAGCGGCCGGCCGGTGGCTGCTGGCCCTATCCCCCCAGCCAGGGGCTCAGGGAGCCGCTGCCCTGACTGCCCAGGGCTGCCCCGTGGGGCCGCGGGGAAGGGCAGCTGGCAAGCGGCCGCACTGGGCTGAGAGTGGCTCCATTCTTGGGAAATGGTCACGTGGAGCACAGTCTGTTTAGAATTTCCTTCCTAGTTCTCGTGCTTGTGTGGCCCTGGCTCAAGCGTCGGAGAGGCCGTACGTGTGGAGAGCAGGCGGTGGCTGTCCGTGCTGGGTCTTCAGTTGAAATAGACCTGAGCTGCTGTTTGCTGGCGGTGAGCAGATACAGAATTTATCGACTTTACTTCATAAGCAAGAGTTCGCGTCTGTGTGTAGTTCTCGTGCGCGTCGAGTCTGAGGATGCCAGCTGTTGGCTTTCTGCCAGCCTGACCGTGACAGGCTTTGCCTTTTGTCCCAGCATGCTCTGGGGAAGCCATCGATGAGGAGCCACTTCATTTTATAAACACGGGCGTGTGGTATTTGCCAAAGCAGGAGCGTTCATTTCCGTCTGTTGGAGGATGGGGCTGAGAGGCAGGGGACGGAAGGGAACacttgggggaggaggcagggggccaGGTGCGGGGGTGATGCCACCATTGCTGAGGGCATTGGACGGCCAAGTGCCCGCCTCAAGACGGGCTCGCCCACGCCCTGCGCAAACCGAACGTGGGTCCCTGTGAGTACTGCTGGTGGAGCCCACTGAGGCCAGGGCTGTGGGTACGTGGCACAGGTGGGCGGGAAGCAGGGGCAGGTGCTCAGGAGGCCAGGGGACAGCGACTGCACCCCCAGAACTGCCACGTGGCAGTGGGTGTGGTGAGTGAGCAAACGGTGGTCCTGTCTAAACCCTAGTCCCAGGCACTTGGTGAAGCACGCGTGGGTCTCGCAGCTGCTGGCTCTCGTCACAGCTGGCGTTCCAAAGGACATGGTGGGGGGGGCGTCCTGTCCAGGCCAGGGCCGCTGCCTGTCATTCTGCACCTGGGAGCCAGGCGGATGCCCCTGAGCCCCCAAGCCTGCCCTCATGGCCACAGAGGGCCTCTGGTGGGGGCTGGCCCTGGCCTGCCTTTCTCTGGTTCCCATTTCCTTGTGGTGACTCCACTTCCCTTTTGCAGACTCTGGTTTTGCAAGTCCAGGAACCTGGGAACAGAGATTTCCCCTCAGGCcgtctggggaggaggaggacctGGAACAATGGTTTGGCTCCCGCCCTCCTGCCCAGACCTCAGACCACCTTTCCAGCTCCTGAGAAAGAGGAACTtggagcccagccctgggggggagggggtgctgttTCAGGAAGGCCGTCTGCAGAGCCGCACTGGGCTCAGTGCACTCAGCGGTGCCCGGTGCTCCCCACTCCACCCATTCTCATTTGGAAGTCTGCCACATTCTTCCCAGACGGCAGGATGGATATTCTAGCTTCCAGGGCCCTGTCACCTGCTGTGTCCCCTCAGCGGACGGGGTCAGTGTCAGTGAGGACCCCGGTGGACTTCTCGTCCAGACTGGCCTTACAAACAGGCTGGGCCTGTCTCCACACCTCCTCCCTAGGACCCCCGGGCCCCTCCTTGCCAGAGCTCCGTGTTGcctccctggctcctggctctgcctcctctTCCACGACCCTAGAGTATTTTCTAGAAGGGTGTGTTGGCAGAGCTGCCTGGCCTGCTctgtccttcctgcccccacttcctccca encodes the following:
- the GPR146 gene encoding probable G-protein coupled receptor 146 isoform X2, with translation MWSCSPLNGTGSAEDQLLCQHFHLVLSVFSLLYLVVGVPVGLGYNALLVLVNLYDQSSMTMPDVYFVNMAVAGLVLSALAPVHLLGPTASGWALWGFSSEAHITLLVLFNVSSLVTMYSTALLSLDYYIERALPRTYMSSVYNTRHVCGFVWGGALLTSFSSLLFYICSHVAARIVECSKMQDTEAADAIMVFIGYLVPTLAVLYALALISRIRKEDTPLDQDAGRLDPSVHRLLVATVCTQFGLWTPHYLTLLGHTLLALRGKPVDGHHLGILLFAKDLSRFLAFASSSVMPLLYRYINRNFPSKLRRLIKKMHCGHQSCSPDQVGVQQVMA
- the GPR146 gene encoding probable G-protein coupled receptor 146 isoform X1, translating into MPGAPLLRAPKLTGSRGSPENTLHAHRSHHGPVSAGVSRPAAAAMWSCSPLNGTGSAEDQLLCQHFHLVLSVFSLLYLVVGVPVGLGYNALLVLVNLYDQSSMTMPDVYFVNMAVAGLVLSALAPVHLLGPTASGWALWGFSSEAHITLLVLFNVSSLVTMYSTALLSLDYYIERALPRTYMSSVYNTRHVCGFVWGGALLTSFSSLLFYICSHVAARIVECSKMQDTEAADAIMVFIGYLVPTLAVLYALALISRIRKEDTPLDQDAGRLDPSVHRLLVATVCTQFGLWTPHYLTLLGHTLLALRGKPVDGHHLGILLFAKDLSRFLAFASSSVMPLLYRYINRNFPSKLRRLIKKMHCGHQSCSPDQVGVQQVMA